Genomic segment of Coffea arabica cultivar ET-39 chromosome 1e, Coffea Arabica ET-39 HiFi, whole genome shotgun sequence:
AATTTTTGGCTCATCAGATAACGATCTGGCTTTTATTAGCTTTGTGAACTTGTTCGACCTGTATGTAATTCTTGTATAGAGTACATGTTATATCTGGCAATGGAATTGGCAGTATAAACTCGGGCGGACTGCTCCACCAGATGAAGGAAtccttctcctttttttttttttgggctaatTAGAATCCTTCATCTTTAGCATATTGAGATAGTGCTTCCATTAAACTTCATACTTACCCAATCAACatttattttttgataaaaaaaaaatatttgaatgCTTTCAACTCCGATATTCACTAAGCATAATTGACCGCTAAGCAAAGTCTTAGCATACCAATGAACAAAATGTCATTCTTTAACGTGTACGCTTATAACTGATactatttaattttaatttaagtAACCTTTTCCTCccaaaatcaaaaactcattctATTTTTCTTAAACTTAGAATCTAtggcaaattatattttacccccctgtggtttagcatttttttacataacccccctatgatttcaaaagctatacataaccccctcatgatttggattaaagtgtcacaGTGACAGAAATAGTCATTCGTAACgaaacttctaaaaatgtcgtAATTActcttataaatacatgacacactaatcccgtataatttttatattttactatataactcccttatggtttaatattttaccatataacccccttatggttttcaAAATGTACACATAAtcccccttggttaataaataattttcaactttacataagggtatttttgacattttaggtgactccgttacgaatgatcattcccgtcactttgacactttaatccaaattatgagggggttatatatagtttttgaaaccataCGGGGGTTATATTAAAAACGCTAAACCACAGGAgggtaaagtgaaattttcccTAGAATCTAttcacttcattttttttcttttactctaGAACTCCCAAACTTGGCTCTAAGGGCTTAGTGGAATCTTTCTTTGTTAAACAAAGCATTAACTAAATCGGGTTCCTAATTCATCTTCCATCTTGTATCGATTTCCTTTACAAATTAGAGACAAGTAATCACAAACAAATAGAAGTAAAAATCACTCATAGTTCGTGTCACAAAATTCACTAGGAGTTCCTTATTGGCAAATTCTTCAAAAGAAAGTTTGAGATCGTTCTTCAGATTGCTTATTATTTGTATGACTTGTGATTGTTTCCATTTGGGATCTCAACTACAAAACTTAGATTAGAATTTTATATTCTGTGCTCAATAAATAATTTGTTTACCAGTTGAGTTCAAAAGCATAATATGCATAATATCTTGTACATTTAGGCCCAAATCATGAATATAAATTGTATGATTTGCACTTTTGGCATGATCTGCAAATGTAACTCAATTATAGAACATGTTACTGTAATATTTTAGCTCCTTGTAAGATTAAAAATAAGTACTCGACAATCTGTTTAGACAAATTGATGATAGAGAATAATGAGAATTAGCAAAATCTAGTCTTTGGGTGAATATAGATTTTAACATTTTGATTATAAAGGGGAATCACCAAGCTTATTAATCAATTAACTAAGGGCAAATTTTACTTTACCCCCTATAGTTTagccttttttttaaataaccctcctatggtttcaaaaactatacataacctcctcatggtttggattaaagtgttaaagtgacggaaataatcattcgtaacggagtcacctaaaatgtcaaaaaaacccttatgtaaagttgaaaattatttattaatcaagggggattatgtgtatattttgaaaaccataaggggttatatggtaaagtattaaaccataagagggttatatggtaaaatataaaaattatacggggttagtgtgtcatgtatttataagggtaatttcgaaatttttagaaattccGATACGAATGACTATTTCCGTCAccttgacactttaatccaaaccatgagggggttatatataatttttgaaactatagggggttatgtaaaaaaacctaaaccacagggggtaaaatgtaatttgtccATTAACTAATGcatctgatgatgatgattgcAGCTCGATGGCACTCCAAATTTGGGTTCTTCACAAATTGGGATTGGTAATTTGAGGTATATTCTTCAATCTGTGTTGTtcatttctcattcaaaccttTAAGAATTGCTTCATCTTCCTATTTATGCTAAAGGGATCTCTTATCGAAAATCCACCTTAGTTTCTGGGTTTGCCGGTTTACTCTCCCCTCTTACTTGACCCAaacaatggaaaaaaaaaaacaaaagagaagagaagGGAATAATCCCAGCTGGGGCTCTAGAAAAATGGCCCCTTTTTTCTTCACTCTGTCTTACTCTTTGAACTCAATTTCAATAACCTTTGCTAACTTTTAGGGAAAACAATCCAGGTTTTATGAAATATAGAAGAGACCAGGTACAAATAATCGTTTGGTGAGCATTAAATGATCAGCCATCTAGGGAATTTTGGATATCCTAGCTTGTAACTATGTGGAATCTAAGCTCCGAGGATGCTGAAATTTGAGAAGCGGGATATTGGGTTCACATTTTGGAAAATAAGACTCTTTTAGTCTGTGCAACACTAtaactttcttgttttttgttGTGAGATCTGACCATCCGAAGCATCTCCATCAGATGCATGGCTATTCAGGATTTCGAAACAACATTCTgggaaatttttgttttgactcGTGCATTTGAAATTTAAAGGGTGCAAAAGAACAAATGAAGTGTTAACCAAATAAAAACTGTAACAAACAGATTGTTGTGCAGTGGGTGAGCAGAAGATGATAGGATAGTAAACACGTCCCACCACACTTAAATTTATTCTCTTgccagacaaaaaaaaaaaaattcatttcttcTTAAGTCAGATAGATGCTGATTACAGCGTATTGTAGACAAAATCAGTCTAAGATAATGTAATCTGGCTTTTCCACTCTCATCTCTCTACCAACACTCGTTAGTCGTTAAATCGAAACCCTCTTTAATTACAAGTATTTTCTCATGAGCTAAAATGCAAATTGCTACGCTCTAACGAATGTAAACATTTTCATGTTTAGCTGATTAAGTTATATTCCATACAAAGAAGTGGATGTGTTTTAGGGCGACCGAGTCTCATTTccaacatgttttttttttcttcttcttcttttttaaaaacGTTAGTGTCTGGTCCCTAGATTAGTGATTAATATTGCTGAAGAAATTTTGCAACAGTGGAATTATGACTACATTAATCACAGACACTGATACTTTTGTTACACACAATAGAGAATCGTACAAGAATCAAAATGGGTCCTGATCCAGATCATAGCCAAACCACATTCGTGGTTGCCAAGAACACTTGCTACTCATTATTGTTCGAAATATGTCAATTGCTTCGTGTACATATGTATTATTGCGTACTATGTATTTGTCGGTTTACACCACAATAATGCAACGTCACTGTTTCAAAGTTTATTTTGTGGCCTGTATTTTGTATAATATCTTTGTCTGTATGATGCACTAAATTACGAACGCTAGGAAAGCAACCCCTTAATTTGCTCCTCGTTTGTCATAAGGTCTCTTAGTAAACGCCATTTATTTTAAGGAAGATGGCTCCTTAATTTATCAAAGGCTATCAAAACCAAACCACACAATGGCAATCGTGATGTTGATAGGATCAGCCAAGGGTTTGGTTTTGCCTTATCTTATCAACATCCCTTCGCCAAAGCTTCCCGCAAGAATATGGCGGTTAATTGGTCTGATCTTTGTCCGCTAATTTCATGGACCACTTTCTCTCCTTCATTGCCTTAATGGCTAATAACTTCTACTTTTCCTCAGATGTGGTGAGTAACATGTCCCACTTTACAATTTGCTCCTTGATTGACAACCACTTTTTCCTATGTCCTAGGGATAAGGTAACCACCTTCCTAAGATGTAGGGTGTATGTTGGAAGTCTTATCGGCACAATTCATCGGCGTTTCGCTTGAACCCTTATCACATTTCAGGTTGGTTAATATGTCATCGATCGTTCCTCACTTTATCCACTTTTCCTTTCATAGCTCTCCCGACTTCACCGGATGAGGGGCAGGAGCGATCATCAGATAGACTGCTCTTGAGCTGTTCACGGTCAAGATTTGGCCCAAAAAAATTGTACGATCCAAATCACTTCTTGTATCTCGTTTTTAACAATGTTTGTGGGGCtcacaaaattttgttttaaagttaCACGTTATGCAAACAAAATTACGCCgtgtaaaaataaaattacgcGGTGTATAAAATGCACAAAACTGCTAAAAATGGTTGCACGTGCAACCGTTCCTGCCCGTGGTCCCAACTTCACCTCATGTTCGATAAGTCACGCCGATGAGTTATTAATATTGCACCAATAGCGGTAAAGAAAATCCCATTTGTCGAGGTGATGCATAAGTGAAAATAACAATCTTTCTCGTGATCCAGTTTTCAGTCTTACACActtgttgaattttatttattttaactattacttattttctgaaaatatctctctctctctctctctctctctctctctctctctcaaaaaaaaaaaaaaaaaaaggagctcGAAAagcttgttttttattactGTTCTTGGTGCACCTCTGCTTTGCCGGCCACTGGTTGCTTTCCCCCTTTTTTCCTACAATCTTCAATGTCGTAGagaaaaagtgttataataaCAACAATCAAATTTTAGGGCGATTTAAGAAAGAagattaaataattaaacagGAAACTTATATGAAGGGTCGTACCCAAACATTTCCAGTAGTATGACTGAAAACTAGAAATACATACAAGCTATAAAAGCGAATTATGCATTCACAAATTGTTGATTTACTGTTAGATTTCATAAATTTGTGAGTTATTTATCTCTTAACGATAATTTTGACATCGCGTTATATCTTTTGCTTGATATTTTCAGAATTACTTTTGTGTATAACTTGTGTTCATTATTGTTTGACTGCATAAGACCTTACTCttgatgattatttgattatttgatttgtCAACGGTCAAATCCAGTTTTTGATCGGGTTCTTGCACTCGATTTTCAACACAAACTTGGACTAGAGGACTGGCTAATTCCCAATCCAATCGATCGAACGAACTGATTCAATTCGAGTTTAAAAATACAGGTTTTAGTTAGCTGTCTAGTCTATATTTGTATGTACATAGTATAGGTTTAATAACTTGAGATCTCTTTCTCTTTTAGAAACCCTCTTGCTTATATCAATGAATTATAGTTTCACTTGACCAAAAGTTCTAATATTTATTTGCAGCGCTTAGAAAATTTAAGTTAAACAAGTAAACAGCATTGGAATACCAATCTCTAGAAGATTGTGTGTTACTTGAACAGCTAAAACATCACTTGGCACTTGTATTTGCACAGTAGGAGTTAGTTATCTCTACATATGTAGCCTCTAAATTATCAGGCTGGTTGCTTCAGCTAACTTGAAGGTTTATACTTCAATTTCCAGATAATTAGGATGCATATAATGGTTGAAATATGGCCAGCCCTGCCTATTGTCAGTATACATAATTGTGGCATTACGGTTGGTGCATATGTTCTGTCTTGAtagtagaggtgtcaaaatgggtgatttgggcgggtttgggttgggtaaaatgggtaatgggtataagtgagtcaatccatttatatccatttaattagatgggaataaatgggtaagtcaaaaaatgaattgggtaacccaattacccatttataatccatttattttaattttttgtaaactcatttaaatttatttttacaaactaagttatcaatttatgccgctctttgtacccattattaattttaaatatttacttataatgttcaataagcctaattaccaattttttttcatttatactctatgtcgcaaaattacatattatttaataattgaataataagaataaaaacaattgaactaagtactataaaagttaatagaaaaacttaatccaaaaattttgaacccctaacatttttttcatatataaatttaaaattttagaaagataaaaaaagaggctaaaacttatcataaattggtaatgctaaaaaatgagcaagttaacaaactaatagaaaataaaataataagataaaatcaacaaataataatactaatgaaacaaaagtagttaacatcatgacaaaatgaaaaatttggaaaaaaaaatgggtagGGGAAGAGAAGAGACTTGGAggaagagaattctaaatgaattaattggatttgatgggttacccaataatacccatttattggTTGCCaaataatatttatttaataaatgagtattattgggtaactcatttatatccatttacaaaaatttaaaatacccATATCCATCTATTAATAGACGGGTATAagtaaatttagttaagtgTGTTGGTTTGTTACCTATATTTGACAGTTGCTACAGCACAGAACCTGTGCtggtttggaaattttaatgattgtatCGGTCATTGTCTGATTGATAAATAACCGGGAAGGAGGGCTTGGCTTGGGACCAGGTCCTAAAGTTGTCCGTCTCCGATAAGTTGTCGTACTATGGTACTATACTACTATCTACAATGGACGAGCGAAAAAGTGAATGTAAAAGTGTCAGCACCACAGAAAACTGGCATGTGTAATTTCCCATGAGGCAAGTTTCGTCTAGTCATGTTTACGAGGGAAAATAGTAAGATAAGATAGATGCCAAATCGATTTTAGGACATGAATGCGGACAGATGAGCCGAGTGAAGGACTATAAGGAAGAGTGCTTATTTCTGAATCCCTCCATATCttcccattttccttcattctacCCCCGTCCCTCTCCCTTTCCCCTTCCTCATCTGGTAGCATGACCAAAGGTAGGAGGAGGGGGAAAATGAAGGAGAAGAGGGGGAGGAAAGCTTGACGTGGCGGTCGCTAGTGGGGGAGGGTGGTCATGATTGTTGGTGGAACGTAAAAGGTGACAGAATTTTATAAATACTCCAAATACTTTTTAATACACAACAATTTTTGTAAAAAGTTCACGGTACAGTAATATTAAGTTTAGGCACACCATCAGACGGACCAATACTCTAGCAAAAATGTGGGTTGGAATCAGCGGCCGGCAGTATCTCGAAATGCCCAAGCTTCCCAACGATCTTGAGGCGATTTTTGTTACACAAAAACGTTTCCGTATAAGTTTTCTCCTCCTTTCGATCCACATTGTGCACGAACACATGCGTCGCTCCCGATCCCTTCCTATTCCTTGCCATAACAGCCGCTGAATATATGGCCGACATCCGCCCTGGTGCCTCCGGAAAAAACCCTATCGGGCCATCAATCAAGATCAGGTCCCAATCCTGGTTGTAAACTTCCTCCGGTAAAATGTGCAGCGCCAACTTGCACCTCTCATTTCCGCGGAGGAAAGCTTTCTGGGCGGAACATTCCGGTTGGTTCGGGTACTCTTTGAGGAGATCATCCGCCTCGGAGACTTTAGTCCGGTACTTGATCACTTGGGCACGAAGATGCGGTGCGTCCTTGAGAATTTTGTCGACCCACTTGGGCTCTTCTTCTAGGAATAACGTGGTACCACCAGGGTTGAGTGAAGCCCACATGAGGGAATCGTGGCCGAGTCCGAAGATGAGGAAGTTGCATGGAGACTTAGCTTTGAGGACGTCAACGGCAACTTGGATCTCGTCCCGTGATAGTAGCGGGACTTGGGGATATGTGGCATAGTGGACAATGGCGGCGTTGAGCTGGAGCACCGTCTCAGCTGAGTATGAACCTTCTGTCGAGAAGGCTTGAACCTGTGAGCTTAAGCCACTCTGCTGCCTAGAATTGCAGAAAAGGGGAGTCCCCGTTATTCCTAAATAAACCGCAAGAAACAGAGTTCCACCAAATAAGAACACAGCTGCTTTTTCCCCCAGCAACCGCCGCTTCTGATCTGGACTAAAATGGCTTTTAGTATTACTAGTCGTTTCCATGGTCGATCTCTGCAGTTAATAGATATGGTGTTGATGCTAGTTTGCCCAACACAAAAGTTGTGTTTGGATAGTTTTCAGCTGATGGGATCACGAAATATGAAATGCCAAAGGCAATTGACCTGAGGATACGAAATTGTGGAGAATTTATAGGCGGGTGGACATTATAGGCATAGAAATTGTGGAGAATTTATAGGCGGCTGGACATTATAGGCATAGCAAGTAACAAGTGAGTAGCTTCCACATCTACTAAGTAGAGCTGTAAACGAGTCGAATCGAACCGAGTATCTGGTGTTTGAACTCTGTTCGTTAAGCATTCGTGTTCGTTCGTTaattttcgaactccaaacttgtGTTCGTATTCGGCTCATTAAACAAAATTCATGTTCGAATTCCAGTTCGTGTTCGGCTCATTTAACATAAATGAGCCGTTCGCGAACATGCTCGAAATGCtcgaatccaaattattttaaacCTTAAATATGTCATACCAATCATTAATCATtctcaaaatcaataaaagcactaagtgactaaatcctattattcattaactatataactaacattaacataaaaataacaaataaaacaaagcaatttatcctccaaatataaaagtcCAGCCATAAAATTTACCTTAAAATTATGTCCATGTTCGCGAACGTTTGTTAAAACTCGCTAACATACTCGTGTTCGCTCGATTATTAATCGAACAAAAAAATTCGTTCGAACTCGGTTCGTTTAAGATTTCGAACGAGTATTTCACGAACACGAATGAGTCGAAACGAATCAAACTACCGAACAGCTCGATTCGTTTAACAGCTTTACTCCTAAGATGAAGATGGATGGAGGGGATTGGATTTGTATGGcaatggatggatggatggatggatggatagATTCCTGCAGTTGATAGTTTCACATGGCCATATAGAGTATagacttgattttgatggattATTATTCTCCTCCGCCAGGCAAGACGGCCCGGAAATTCCTGTTGAAATTGACATTGCCTGCCATATTATCGAGACTTTACTTCGTTTGTGTATTTCCGATTGATtagacccaaaaattaaaaaaataataataaaataaagttccAAAACACCTTAGCTCCTTATTGCTGAAATTTAGAAGTAGCATTAAGGATCTAACTATTTCGATTAATCTTACAAAAATTGACTTCggaacttgaatttcatttttctgtGACAAAATCTATGATGTCTAAttatttgtgtgttttttcttttcaacttgCAGGACTACATCGTGCTTCGGGGTGATAAATACCACTTCATTTCCTGTGGAtggactttttctttttttttttttttgttataaaccACAAGTATTCACTTTCGTTTTATGATCTATGACTAATTCTGTCCATTCCAAATAATAGCATGTGTGATTTATTCAACTTCAACAGACCTTGACTTGAAAAATTATGACTACATATGTTGCAGGTCATACCACACAAAAGCACTAAAAAATATCACTCAGGACGGCTGCAGCAAGGATGAATatcaatgaaaatcaaaccCGTGCAGATCGAAGGCAGGGAAAGTTTTCCTTCTCCCGTCCTCGTTAAACAAGACCAGGATCCTCCAGCCAATTTTGTTTACAACCCAAAGACCAACATTTGAATCGAACATGGAATATAGGTGTTACTGCATTTCATGACCAACTGAAATTGGAATTTTATTGTGGGCACGAAACTGTATGTGATAGGATCGGACGAATATTTGAAAGTATTGTAATTGACTTCACTTACTCTTTGGTAGGATGaagtcttttttatttattttgttttgtttcatttttttgtgGGAGGTTGGTTGTTAGACTTGAGACCCTTGATCCAATGTCACCTCCAAAGTCTTTGGACCATTTCTCGATTTCTGCATGTCATCCAAAGTCTTTGGACCCTCCAGAGTCTTTAACCTATCTAATAATTGCACTGGGTACGTACCTGTCTAATAATTGTTAATTTGGCCTGTGTTGTGTCTTTGGACCCTCCAAAGTCTTTAACCTATCTAATAATTGATTGCACTGGGTACCTAtctaataatttttaatttggcCTGTGTTGTTATGATTCCCAGATTACAgagaagggggaaaaaaaatctcatACGCCAATAATGAGGTAATGCAAGAGGAGAAAATGATTCCTTTTCCAATGATCCAATTTCCTGTTTTACATTTACACAcgttgatttttattttttactttacaCACTAGTTGGGAGTGTAATCTTGTCAGACAGTACAAATTATCTCCGCCTGCcagattaaatcttgatttgaGCTTTCTGTTCAGATTTCCACCCAAAAACAAATTGCAGTAAAAAATCTCCATTTTCTCAAGACAATATGTCTTTTCAAATTGAATAAAGTGTATAAGTTTGTCAAGATATATAATTTACAATAACttaaataattttgtttgatttgatgtaaatgaaatacaaaaatgCTACTCTGGTTATTTATCAAGTAAATATAACCTATGTACATTATTCCTGCACGATTAATGCACGGAGTTAAATATAATATTGCGGGGTTTGGTCCTATCAACATCCTTTAGCCAAAGCTTCCGTCTAGAATATGGCTGTTAATTGGTCTGAtctttattgttaatttcatggACCACTTTCTCTCCTTCATTGCCTTAATGGCTAATAATTCCACATTTCCTGAGATGTGGTGAGTAACATGTCCCACTCTGCAATTTGATCCGGCTTCGAATCCTCTGTCCCCAAAGTATTCACTGTCTCCTCTATCCCTTATTTGTACAGCTGCTATGCGCCTCTAGCCTTTTGTTTACTCAAACTCAAATAAACCGATAATAATCGGTTTACAAGTTTTGTTAATCCAAACTCAAATAAAGATGATTTGGGGTTTAAGAAAAAGATGATTtgggataaaaaataaagaagagttTTAGTTGATTTCTATGTTTATGATCAACAAGTCTCTTTTtcgttaaaaagaaaataaaaaaaaagttctgaattatctgttttaattaattttgagTAAACTTGTAAATCGATTATTATCGATTTATTTGAGTTTGGATTAACAAAAGGTTAGAGACACATGATAGCTGTATAAATAAGGGACAGAAATTACTTTGGCAGAGGATTCCAAGCCATTTGATCCTTGATTGACAAGCACTTTTCCCTATGCCCTGGGGATAAGGTAACCaccttcctaaaatgtagggtGTATGTTAGAAGACTTATCTTAATCCCCCTATCGCTTGAACCCTTATCACTTTTCAGGTTGGTTAGCTTACCATCGATCCTTTCTCACTCTATCGACTTTTCCTTTCATAGCCCTTCCGACTTCTCCACATGTTCGATGAGTCATGCCGATGAGTTATCAATAATGCACCAATAGCGGTAAAGGAAAACCCATTTTGTCGTGGTGATGCATAGGCGAAAAAACCATTTGCCGGCCGCTGGTTgctttcctccttttttttactACAATCTTCAGTGTCGTAGACAAAAAGTGTTATAATTACAACAATTAAATTTTAGGGCGATTTAAGAAAGAggattaaataattaaacagAAAACTAAAAATACATACATTTGTGAGTTATAAAAACGAATAATGCATTTCACAAATTGTTGATTGTCTATTAGATTTCATAAATTTGTGAGTTATTTGTCTCTTAACAATACTTTTGACATCACGTTATATCTTTTTGCTTGATATTTTCAGAATTACTTTTGTGTATAACTTGTTTTCATTATTGTTTGATTGCATAAGACCTTACCCTTGATGATTATTTGATTGCATCAAGTTGCCCGTCAATTATTGTTAATATGGCCTGTGttggtaaaagaaaaaaaaaatctcatgtAATGCAAGAAGAGAAAATGATTCTCTTTCCCATGatccaattttctgttttacaCTTAACACAATTATTGGTTTTTAATTTATACATTGGTTGGAAGTGTAATCTTGTCATATAGTTCACAGCAACGTAAATAATTTTGTTCAATTTGATGTAAATGAAATATGAAAACACTAATGCATTtatttattgagtaaatataacCTATGTGCATTAAAGATACTCTATGCATGCACGGTTAATGCACGGAGTTAAATCTATAGataaattttttatacactatcagcatgtaatttttttttacactgaTAGATTTAGATCATACCACAtaatatgaatttaaatttaatatttaaattaTAAACATGTGGTATATATCCAAAACTACTAATATAAAAAAGTTACTATACTGTTAGTATATAAAAAGCTAACCTTAAATCCATTGTATACTGATGATACACATTACACAAAAATGTCAGCAAATAATTCATTAATCACCTCATTTGTTAATGGTACATTTGTAATTCTGATTAAGGCATTTACAGCCTTAATCATCTATAACTACTAAAACTAATTCATACTCCCCACCTCATTTcctattttttgttttactGTCTACCGAATGCTAACTTCAGTGAACTTCAGCATCGGAGTAAATCTAAGAACACCCAAATATGGCCAGATAATTAGGATGCCATATATAAGGTTGAAATATGGCCAACCCTGCCTATTGCTACAGCTGGTGCAGATGTGCTGTCTTAACAATTGCTGTGGCCGCGAGCCTGTATGTAGGTCCCCAACAACTTGCCAGATTACCCATTCAcgtttggaaattttaatgattgtatCGGTCATTGTCtgcaatgtttttaaactcggaccggccAGTGAATCGGAGAGGCGGCCAATTCGCGGTTCGACCGGTCCAATCAGCCGGTTcatcggtttttttttttttttttgcaactttAGTGTTAAGTATTTCACAGGTCTTCATTCTACACTTGAATTTGACGACTAATGTACAATTTAACATGGTTATTGATAACTTAAGTTTCTAAAATGCATTCACCAACATAACTAAATTTAAGTTGAGATAATAACAAATTttctaaaagttatacataaaaccTGGAATGataaacataattaaaatatcataattcaccaGAAGTTTTCATAAATAGATACAATCTAAATGTTcaccaattatcacaaataaaaacacaaaaataaataaaataaatattgaaattcttttacaaTCCTTAAAAAAGTCCATAAAAGAGTCCAACTCATAATCAAGACAAACCATTTGAATAACAAACTTCCATCAGTGGCATGATAAGCAACTACaccaccttcacaatttcatcaacttaaaagttaaaattttattataaaaatataaatctaattgttcaaactcaaaaaaaaaattaaaaattttgaaaaacaaagatacaactaaacacataaaaaattaattgctactaaatttaatggattgcaaaatataaaatatatataaaggagTTTGGAACATGCCTTATTGTAGAATGGACTTCACATGGATGCAAATTATTACCATTAGCATTTAATTAGCTAGAGGACATACTCCTGACTTCGCATGATAACCAGTTTCATTTGTCGCCAGAAAGGTTCAAGAATATTTTAATTCCTGTTTGGATCTTCATTATTCCATGATCCTataccattaattattttaaattcaatgaGCAATAGCTTCGATTATGTGCCAACTACCATATTTTTTTACCAACCCaatgttattatttgtaattcctaccCAAT
This window contains:
- the LOC113699742 gene encoding arabinogalactan O-methyltransferase 1-like — its product is METTSNTKSHFSPDQKRRLLGEKAAVFLFGGTLFLAVYLGITGTPLFCNSRQQSGLSSQVQAFSTEGSYSAETVLQLNAAIVHYATYPQVPLLSRDEIQVAVDVLKAKSPCNFLIFGLGHDSLMWASLNPGGTTLFLEEEPKWVDKILKDAPHLRAQVIKYRTKVSEADDLLKEYPNQPECSAQKAFLRGNERCKLALHILPEEVYNQDWDLILIDGPIGFFPEAPGRMSAIYSAAVMARNRKGSGATHVFVHNVDRKEEKTYTETFLCNKNRLKIVGKLGHFEILPAADSNPHFC